The nucleotide sequence TAAGCTCGAGACCACGAACTGAACGTCAGGCTACGTCACATCCCTGATCCTACCGCGCCGGGTAGGTCAACCAGCCGGCCTTCGAAACCCGGTGTCATGGTTTCGATATAGGTACTATCTGGACCGGCGGTTACAAAAAACCCTTCCAGCTCGGGGCGTTCGCCCAGAAATTCCAGCGCGCTTTCGGCGCCCATCACCATCGCGGCCGTGGCATAGGCATCCGCCGTCATGCAGTCGGCGGCCAGTATGGACACGCTCAGCAGGCTGTTCCGCGCGGGGTACCCCG is from Rhodothermales bacterium and encodes:
- a CDS encoding FAD:protein FMN transferase yields the protein GYPARNSLLSVSILAADCMTADAYATAAMVMGAESALEFLGERPELEGFFVTAGPDSTYIETMTPGFEGRLVDLPGAVGSGM